One Halolamina litorea genomic window carries:
- the rplX gene encoding 50S ribosomal protein L24, whose protein sequence is MTRQPRKQRNQKRDAPLHEKQKQVRATLTADLREEYGQRNVRVNAGDTVEVLRGDHAGTEGEVLEVNLRNEVIHVEEVTVEKTDGEEVPRPLDASNVRVTELDLEDEVRQERLEEDNA, encoded by the coding sequence ATGACACGACAGCCACGCAAACAACGAAACCAGAAGCGAGACGCCCCCCTACACGAGAAGCAGAAGCAGGTTCGGGCCACGCTCACGGCCGACCTCCGCGAGGAGTACGGCCAGCGGAACGTCCGCGTCAACGCGGGCGACACCGTCGAGGTGCTTCGCGGCGACCACGCCGGCACGGAAGGCGAAGTTCTGGAGGTCAACCTCCGGAACGAAGTCATCCACGTCGAAGAGGTCACCGTGGAGAAGACGGACGGGGAGGAGGTTCCCCGGCCGCTCGACGCCTCGAACGTGCGCGTGACCGAGCTCGACCTCGAGGACGAGGTCCGGCAGGAGCGTCTCGAGGAGGACAACGCATGA
- a CDS encoding 30S ribosomal protein S3: protein MADEQQFIENGLQRSQIDEFFADELSRAGYGGMDIAKTPMGTQIVLKAEKPGMVIGKGGKNIRKVTTELEERFDMEDPQIDVQEVDEPDLNAQIVADRLANALERGWYFRKAGHTTIDRMMEAGALGAEIVLSGKVTGARSRVEKFNRGYIKHNGEPAQTVVDEGQGVAVMKLGTIGVTVKVIGPDAVLPDDFEIAETDEAPEVEQVETGEGVEELLADVEDGEAPEVPQHEEPEIPDESPEDVIDEEIVEEVVEAAEETESVDEDDVETASEEAVEVAEDEELDEDVEEEAADLVSEMEEAEEEADSEEEETEE, encoded by the coding sequence ATGGCCGACGAACAGCAGTTCATCGAGAACGGGCTCCAGCGGAGCCAGATCGACGAGTTCTTCGCGGACGAACTCAGCCGTGCCGGCTACGGCGGCATGGACATCGCGAAGACCCCGATGGGCACGCAGATCGTCCTCAAGGCCGAGAAGCCCGGTATGGTGATCGGCAAGGGCGGGAAGAACATCCGCAAGGTCACCACCGAACTCGAAGAGCGCTTCGACATGGAGGACCCGCAGATCGACGTGCAGGAGGTCGACGAGCCGGACCTCAACGCACAGATCGTCGCGGACCGACTGGCCAACGCCCTCGAGCGTGGCTGGTACTTCCGCAAGGCGGGCCACACCACCATCGACCGCATGATGGAGGCCGGCGCGCTGGGCGCGGAGATCGTCCTCTCGGGGAAGGTCACCGGCGCCCGCTCGCGCGTTGAGAAGTTCAACCGCGGCTACATCAAGCACAACGGTGAGCCGGCCCAGACCGTCGTCGACGAGGGTCAGGGCGTCGCCGTGATGAAGCTCGGTACCATCGGCGTCACCGTGAAAGTCATCGGGCCGGACGCGGTTCTGCCCGACGACTTCGAGATCGCCGAGACCGACGAGGCCCCCGAGGTCGAGCAGGTCGAGACCGGCGAGGGCGTCGAGGAACTGCTCGCGGACGTCGAGGATGGCGAGGCGCCCGAGGTTCCCCAGCACGAGGAGCCCGAGATCCCCGACGAGTCCCCCGAGGACGTCATCGACGAGGAGATCGTCGAGGAGGTCGTCGAGGCCGCCGAGGAGACCGAGAGCGTCGACGAAGACGACGTCGAGACCGCGTCAGAGGAGGCCGTCGAGGTCGCCGAGGACGAGGAACTCGACGAGGACGTCGAGGAAGAGGCCGCCGACCTCGTCTCCGAGATGGAGGAGGCAGAGGAGGAGGCCGACTCCGAGGAAGAGGAAACGGAGGAGTAA
- a CDS encoding 50S ribosomal protein L14 — MEALKADVTQGLEKGSKITCADNTGARELKVISTAGYSGTKNRHPKAGIGDKITVSVTKGTPEMRRQVLEAVVVRQRKSIRRPDGQRLKFEDNAAVIIDENEEPRGTEIKGPIAREVAERFGTIASTATMIV; from the coding sequence ATGGAGGCACTGAAGGCCGACGTCACGCAGGGTCTCGAGAAGGGCTCGAAGATCACGTGCGCCGACAACACCGGCGCCCGCGAGCTCAAGGTCATTAGCACCGCCGGCTACTCGGGGACGAAGAACCGTCACCCGAAAGCCGGTATCGGCGACAAGATCACCGTCTCGGTCACCAAGGGGACGCCCGAAATGCGGCGTCAAGTGCTCGAGGCTGTGGTCGTTCGCCAGCGCAAGTCGATCCGCCGACCCGACGGCCAGCGCCTCAAGTTCGAGGACAACGCCGCCGTCATCATCGACGAGAACGAGGAGCCCCGCGGTACGGAGATCAAGGGCCCCATCGCTCGTGAGGTCGCAGAGCGGTTCGGCACCATCGCCAGCACGGCGACGATGATCGTCTAA
- a CDS encoding 50S ribosomal protein L6 codes for MSRTELTIPDDVSAEIDHLDLTVEGPNGTVTRRLWYPNVTVTVEDGNVVIEAPEDSDAKTRATVGTFESHIRNMFHGVTEGWTYEMEVFYAHFPMQVEVQGEELVIENFLGERAPRRTPIRGDTQVEVDGEELTLSGSDKEAVGQTAADIEQLTRVSDKDNRVFQDGVYITQKPTGDA; via the coding sequence ATGAGCAGGACTGAACTCACAATCCCGGACGACGTCTCCGCGGAGATCGACCACCTCGACCTGACCGTCGAAGGGCCCAACGGGACCGTCACGCGACGGCTCTGGTACCCCAACGTGACTGTCACCGTCGAGGACGGCAACGTGGTCATCGAAGCGCCCGAGGACTCGGACGCAAAGACCCGTGCCACGGTCGGCACCTTCGAGAGTCACATCCGGAACATGTTCCACGGCGTGACCGAGGGATGGACCTACGAGATGGAGGTCTTTTACGCTCACTTCCCGATGCAGGTGGAAGTACAGGGCGAGGAGCTCGTCATCGAGAACTTCCTCGGCGAGCGTGCCCCCCGACGGACGCCGATTCGGGGCGACACGCAGGTCGAAGTCGACGGCGAAGAGCTCACGCTTTCGGGCTCGGACAAGGAGGCCGTCGGTCAGACCGCAGCGGACATCGAACAGCTCACGCGGGTCAGCGACAAGGACAACCGCGTGTTCCAGGACGGCGTGTACATCACGCAGAAGCCCACGGGTGATGCCTGA
- a CDS encoding 50S ribosomal protein L32e — translation MADDAPEEIEDISGVGPSKAETLSEAGYDSIEDLKAASQSELADVEGIGNALAARIKADVGGLEVEEETEAEIEDESEEEAEEEEEVETELQPRGHTEKTPTLDDDTAAALAQKHREGKPQFNRQDYHKKKRVPTSWRRPRGGLSKQRRGIKGKGDTVEAGFRSPKAARGLHPSGFEEVRVHNVDDLDGVDGDTEAVRIASKVGARKRERIEEECEDAEIRVLNPTYVEVEVEE, via the coding sequence ATGGCTGACGACGCCCCCGAAGAGATCGAGGACATCAGCGGTGTCGGCCCGTCGAAGGCCGAGACCCTGAGCGAGGCCGGCTACGACTCCATCGAGGACCTCAAGGCCGCTTCGCAGTCCGAGCTCGCGGACGTCGAAGGCATCGGTAACGCGCTCGCGGCCCGAATCAAGGCGGACGTCGGTGGCCTCGAAGTCGAAGAGGAGACCGAAGCCGAGATCGAGGACGAGAGCGAGGAGGAGGCCGAGGAAGAGGAGGAGGTCGAGACCGAACTCCAGCCTCGCGGCCACACCGAGAAGACGCCGACCCTCGACGACGACACCGCGGCCGCACTCGCACAGAAGCACCGCGAGGGCAAGCCGCAGTTCAACCGTCAGGACTACCACAAGAAAAAGCGCGTCCCCACCTCGTGGCGGCGACCACGCGGCGGCCTGTCGAAGCAGCGCCGCGGCATCAAGGGTAAGGGCGACACGGTCGAGGCGGGCTTCCGCTCGCCGAAGGCCGCCCGTGGCCTGCACCCCAGCGGCTTCGAGGAAGTGCGCGTCCACAACGTCGACGACCTCGACGGCGTCGACGGCGACACCGAGGCGGTCCGTATCGCCTCGAAGGTCGGCGCCCGCAAGCGCGAGCGCATCGAGGAGGAGTGTGAGGACGCGGAGATCCGCGTTCTCAACCCCACCTACGTCGAAGTGGAGGTAGAGGAATGA
- a CDS encoding 30S ribosomal protein S14, translating into MSELDGEHTGNEETGEHATQGSTQERECRRCERTEGLVSKYGVFVCRQCFREIARSMGFRKYR; encoded by the coding sequence ATGAGTGAACTAGACGGCGAACACACCGGCAACGAAGAAACCGGCGAGCACGCCACCCAAGGGAGCACGCAGGAGCGGGAGTGCCGACGCTGCGAGCGCACCGAGGGCCTGGTGAGCAAGTACGGGGTCTTCGTCTGTCGACAGTGTTTCCGAGAGATCGCCCGCAGCATGGGCTTCCGGAAGTATCGATAA
- a CDS encoding 30S ribosomal protein S5: protein MSHNDGWEPVTRLGKKVQEGEITSMEEALQSGLPLKEHEIVDQLLPGMEDEVLDINMVQRMTDSGRRVKFRCVCVVGNRDGYLGYAEGRDDQVGGAIQKAIEVAKLNVISVDRGSGSWEDQAGGLNSLTRKAEGKAGSVTVDVIPAPQGLGLAGAETVRNILELAGVQDAWTRSDGNTRTTVNLAKATFNALENASQARTPDRAKRVQREAEGGH, encoded by the coding sequence ATGAGCCACAACGACGGCTGGGAGCCGGTGACCCGGCTCGGCAAGAAGGTACAGGAAGGCGAGATCACCTCGATGGAGGAGGCCCTGCAGTCGGGCCTGCCCCTGAAGGAACACGAGATCGTGGACCAGCTCCTCCCCGGCATGGAGGACGAGGTGCTCGACATCAACATGGTCCAGCGGATGACCGACTCCGGCCGGCGGGTGAAGTTCCGCTGTGTCTGTGTGGTCGGCAACCGCGACGGCTACCTCGGCTACGCCGAGGGTCGTGACGACCAGGTCGGCGGCGCCATCCAGAAGGCCATCGAGGTCGCCAAGCTGAACGTCATCAGCGTCGACCGCGGCTCGGGCTCCTGGGAGGACCAGGCCGGCGGCCTGAACTCCCTGACCCGGAAGGCCGAGGGGAAGGCCGGCTCGGTTACCGTCGACGTCATCCCGGCCCCCCAGGGGCTCGGGCTGGCCGGCGCGGAGACCGTTCGGAACATCCTCGAACTCGCGGGCGTCCAGGACGCGTGGACCCGTTCTGACGGGAACACGCGTACCACGGTCAACCTCGCGAAGGCGACGTTCAACGCACTCGAGAACGCCTCGCAGGCACGAACGCCGGACCGCGCGAAGCGTGTCCAGCGAGAAGCCGAGGGTGGTCACTGA
- the rpmC gene encoding 50S ribosomal protein L29: protein MAILYTEEIRDMTPAERDAELEELETELLNARAVQAAGGAPENPGRVGELRTTIARIKTIQAEEGDDADTDE from the coding sequence ATGGCGATTCTCTACACCGAAGAGATCCGAGACATGACGCCCGCGGAGCGGGACGCCGAGCTCGAGGAGCTCGAAACCGAACTCCTCAACGCTCGCGCCGTCCAGGCCGCGGGTGGCGCGCCGGAGAACCCCGGCCGCGTCGGCGAACTCCGTACGACCATCGCCCGGATCAAGACGATCCAGGCTGAGGAAGGCGACGACGCCGACACAGACGAGTAA
- a CDS encoding 50S ribosomal protein L2 gives MGRRIQGQRRGRGSPTFRAPSHRYKADLEHKKSEEEDTISGEIVGIEHDPARSAPLADVEFDDGDRRMVLAPEGITVGDTLQVGVSAEIKPGNTLPLAEIPEGIPICNVESQVGDGGKFARASGVSAQLMSHDRDVAVVQLPSGEVRRLPPECRATIGVVAGGGRTEKPFVKAGNKHHKMKARGTKYPRVRGVAMNAIDHPFGGGGRQHPGKPKSVSRDAPPGRKVGDIASKRTGRSGGKGGN, from the coding sequence ATGGGACGACGAATTCAGGGGCAGCGACGTGGTCGCGGCTCGCCCACATTCCGGGCGCCGTCGCACCGCTACAAGGCTGACCTCGAACACAAGAAAAGCGAGGAGGAGGACACGATCTCCGGCGAGATCGTCGGCATCGAACACGACCCCGCCCGCAGCGCACCGCTGGCGGACGTCGAGTTCGACGACGGCGACCGCCGGATGGTCCTCGCTCCCGAAGGTATCACCGTCGGCGACACCCTGCAGGTGGGTGTCTCCGCCGAGATCAAGCCCGGCAACACGCTGCCGCTGGCCGAGATCCCCGAGGGGATCCCGATCTGTAACGTCGAGAGTCAGGTGGGCGACGGCGGGAAGTTCGCCCGTGCCTCCGGCGTCTCGGCGCAGCTGATGAGCCACGACCGCGACGTCGCGGTCGTCCAGCTCCCCAGCGGCGAGGTCCGACGCCTCCCGCCGGAGTGCCGCGCCACCATCGGCGTCGTCGCCGGCGGTGGGCGAACGGAGAAGCCGTTCGTCAAAGCCGGCAACAAACACCACAAGATGAAGGCTCGCGGGACCAAATACCCGCGTGTCCGTGGGGTCGCCATGAACGCCATCGACCACCCGTTCGGTGGCGGTGGCCGCCAGCACCCCGGCAAGCCCAAGTCCGTCTCGCGGGACGCCCCGCCGGGCCGGAAGGTGGGCGACATCGCCTCCAAGCGCACCGGCCGCAGCGGTGGCAAGGGAGGGAACTGA
- a CDS encoding 30S ribosomal protein S19 — MSSEYRTGREGEFTYRGHTLEDLQEMDLDEVAELLPARARRTITRGLGIDHRKLVEAARESEEEETANDPIRTHLRDMPILPSFVGLTFEVYNGHSFDRVKVQPEMIGHYLGEFHLTRSTVEHGQAGIGATRSSKFVPLK, encoded by the coding sequence ATGAGCTCGGAATACCGAACCGGCCGCGAGGGTGAGTTCACCTACCGCGGTCACACGCTCGAGGACCTCCAAGAGATGGATCTCGACGAGGTCGCGGAACTGCTGCCCGCCCGCGCGCGGCGAACCATCACCCGAGGACTCGGCATCGACCACCGCAAGCTGGTCGAGGCAGCCCGCGAGTCCGAGGAGGAGGAGACGGCCAACGATCCGATCCGCACGCACCTGCGTGACATGCCGATCCTCCCCTCGTTCGTCGGTCTCACCTTCGAGGTATACAACGGTCACAGCTTCGACCGCGTGAAGGTCCAGCCCGAGATGATCGGCCACTACCTCGGTGAGTTCCACCTCACCCGATCCACCGTCGAACACGGTCAGGCCGGTATCGGCGCGACCCGGTCCTCGAAGTTCGTGCCACTCAAGTAA
- a CDS encoding 50S ribosomal protein L30, with the protein MRAIVQLRGEVDMTSGQRDTLDMLNIGRVNHAALVPETDTYNGMVAKVNDFVAHGEPSAETLALVLEKRAEALESQENVDEEYLAEETDYESFEALAEALIDEETTLREQGLSPTLRLHAPRGGHDGIKHPDSTGGELGPHEDIDPLLEAMR; encoded by the coding sequence ATGCGGGCGATCGTTCAGCTGCGCGGTGAGGTCGACATGACCTCCGGCCAGCGCGACACGCTCGACATGCTCAACATCGGCCGCGTCAACCACGCGGCACTCGTCCCCGAGACCGACACCTACAACGGGATGGTCGCGAAGGTCAACGACTTCGTGGCCCACGGCGAGCCGTCCGCGGAGACGCTGGCGCTCGTCCTCGAGAAGCGCGCGGAAGCGCTCGAGAGTCAGGAGAACGTCGACGAGGAGTACCTCGCCGAGGAGACCGACTACGAGAGCTTCGAGGCACTGGCGGAGGCACTGATCGACGAGGAGACGACGCTGCGAGAGCAGGGTCTCTCCCCGACGCTCCGCCTGCACGCGCCCCGTGGCGGTCACGACGGCATCAAGCACCCCGACAGCACCGGCGGCGAACTCGGTCCCCACGAGGACATCGATCCGCTCCTGGAGGCGATGCGATAA
- a CDS encoding 30S ribosomal protein S4e, translating into MTKHQKRLSVPNSWPVERKEETFTVKADAGPHGESGVPLLIVLRDVLGYVDSRKEARYALNNDSVLVNGDAVADEARPIGMFDILAFPARNEHFRVFPGEGGRLALTPIDEDSASSRLGKIAGKRQVSGGDYQLSLHDGSTIQIEDADEYSVGDSLVVDNEDKEIVAHFEYGEGALVTAVDGQHAGEIGEVDEILVTPGSGRNSVTVTTDDGAFETVEEYVVTIDENFVGDDDE; encoded by the coding sequence ATGACGAAACACCAGAAGCGACTCTCGGTACCGAACTCGTGGCCGGTCGAACGCAAGGAGGAGACGTTCACCGTCAAGGCCGACGCCGGTCCGCACGGCGAGAGCGGGGTTCCCCTGCTCATCGTCCTGCGCGACGTGCTCGGCTACGTCGACTCCCGCAAGGAGGCCCGCTACGCGCTGAACAACGACTCGGTGCTCGTCAACGGCGACGCCGTCGCCGACGAGGCCCGGCCGATCGGGATGTTCGACATCCTGGCGTTCCCGGCCCGTAACGAGCACTTCCGCGTGTTCCCCGGCGAGGGGGGGCGTCTCGCGCTCACCCCCATCGACGAGGACAGCGCGTCCTCCCGTCTCGGGAAGATCGCAGGCAAGCGGCAGGTCAGCGGCGGCGACTACCAGCTCTCGCTGCACGACGGCTCCACGATCCAGATCGAGGACGCCGACGAGTACAGCGTCGGCGACTCGCTCGTGGTCGACAACGAGGACAAGGAGATCGTCGCGCACTTCGAGTACGGCGAGGGCGCCCTCGTCACCGCCGTCGACGGTCAGCACGCCGGCGAGATCGGCGAGGTCGACGAGATCCTCGTCACCCCCGGCTCCGGCCGCAACTCGGTCACCGTCACGACCGACGACGGCGCCTTCGAGACCGTCGAGGAGTACGTCGTCACCATCGACGAGAACTTCGTGGGTGATGACGATGAGTGA
- a CDS encoding ribonuclease P protein component 1, with protein MALTPDTLTRHELNGLHVTVADAANPDLVGISGRVVVETMKTFHVDDGRRVRQIPKEGSCFEFAITNAEDAQGASVTPAADEAADAVEASGSVSQLGTETAGVRPGKSGPSAPPRSQGRGASQRGDSPHGECEDTVYVTVDGATLLSRPAARTERGGDSTWQ; from the coding sequence ATGGCACTCACACCCGATACCCTCACACGGCACGAACTCAACGGCCTCCACGTAACGGTGGCCGACGCCGCCAACCCCGACTTGGTCGGGATCAGCGGCCGCGTCGTGGTCGAGACGATGAAGACGTTTCACGTCGACGACGGGCGTCGGGTGCGGCAGATCCCCAAGGAGGGGAGCTGCTTCGAGTTCGCGATCACGAACGCGGAGGACGCTCAGGGAGCGAGCGTTACTCCCGCCGCAGATGAAGCCGCGGACGCCGTCGAGGCGTCCGGGTCCGTATCCCAACTCGGGACGGAAACTGCCGGGGTTCGCCCCGGCAAGTCTGGCCCGTCCGCCCCGCCCCGGAGTCAGGGTCGGGGGGCGAGCCAGCGAGGGGATTCCCCGCATGGCGAGTGCGAGGATACGGTCTACGTAACGGTGGATGGCGCGACACTGCTCTCACGACCCGCCGCGCGTACCGAGCGCGGGGGTGATTCGACATGGCAATAG
- a CDS encoding 50S ribosomal protein L22, producing the protein MGISYSVDADPETTAKAMLRERQISLKHSKAISKAIKGKTVAEAEEYLDAVIEGERSVPFKQHNSGVGHRSDIDGWDAGRYPEKASKDFLKLLTNAKNNADHQGFDGEEMTISHVAAHKVGEQVGRQPRAFGNADPWNTVEVDVEIILEEADN; encoded by the coding sequence ATGGGAATCAGCTACAGCGTCGACGCCGACCCGGAGACCACGGCGAAAGCCATGCTTCGGGAGCGTCAGATCAGCCTGAAGCACAGCAAGGCCATCTCGAAGGCCATCAAAGGCAAGACAGTCGCCGAGGCCGAGGAGTACCTCGACGCCGTGATCGAGGGCGAGCGCTCGGTCCCGTTCAAGCAGCACAACAGCGGCGTCGGACACCGATCCGACATCGACGGCTGGGACGCCGGCCGCTACCCGGAGAAGGCCAGCAAGGACTTCCTCAAGCTGCTGACCAACGCCAAGAACAACGCCGACCACCAGGGCTTCGACGGCGAGGAGATGACCATCTCCCACGTCGCCGCCCACAAGGTCGGCGAGCAGGTCGGTCGCCAGCCCCGTGCGTTCGGGAACGCCGACCCGTGGAACACCGTGGAGGTAGACGTGGAAATCATCCTCGAGGAGGCCGATAACTGA
- a CDS encoding 30S ribosomal protein S8, with the protein MAGNDPLVSALSGIDNAESVGHLDHTVAPASNVIGSILEVFYDRGYIGGFEFVEDGRAGKFEVELSGAINDCGAVKPRYSVGADEYEQWEKRFLPARDYGSLIVTTSHGVMSHYEAREQGIGGQVIAYVY; encoded by the coding sequence ATGGCAGGAAACGACCCACTGGTGAGTGCCCTCTCCGGCATCGACAACGCCGAGAGCGTCGGGCACCTTGACCACACGGTAGCACCCGCCTCGAACGTGATCGGCAGTATCCTCGAGGTCTTCTACGACCGCGGGTACATCGGCGGCTTCGAGTTCGTCGAGGACGGCCGAGCAGGCAAGTTCGAGGTCGAACTGAGCGGCGCCATCAACGACTGCGGGGCGGTCAAGCCCCGTTACTCGGTCGGCGCTGACGAGTACGAGCAGTGGGAGAAGCGGTTCCTCCCGGCCCGAGACTACGGGTCGCTCATCGTCACGACCAGCCACGGCGTCATGAGCCACTACGAGGCCCGCGAACAGGGCATCGGTGGCCAAGTCATCGCATACGTCTACTGA
- a CDS encoding 50S ribosomal protein L18, translating to MATGPRYKVPMRRRREVRTDYHQRLRLLKSGKPRLVARVSNKHVRAQLTSPGPNGDEIHAAASSEDLSEYGWEAPTGNLPSAYLTGYLVGLRALEAGLDEAVLDLGLNTATPGNKVFAVQEGAIDAGLEIPHSESVLADWSRNRGEHIAEYAEQVEGDLYSGEFDATELPAHFDEVREALQEDYE from the coding sequence ATGGCAACAGGACCACGATACAAAGTGCCGATGCGTCGTCGCCGTGAGGTCCGGACGGACTACCATCAGCGGTTGCGCCTGCTGAAATCCGGCAAGCCTCGCCTGGTCGCCCGGGTGAGCAACAAGCACGTCAGGGCGCAGCTGACCAGTCCCGGACCCAACGGCGACGAGATCCACGCCGCAGCGTCCAGCGAGGACCTGTCGGAGTACGGCTGGGAAGCCCCCACGGGCAACCTCCCGAGCGCGTACCTGACGGGGTACCTCGTCGGCCTGCGGGCCCTCGAAGCCGGCCTCGACGAGGCCGTGCTCGACCTGGGTCTCAACACGGCGACGCCCGGCAACAAGGTGTTCGCAGTACAGGAAGGTGCAATCGACGCAGGGCTCGAAATCCCCCACAGCGAGAGCGTGCTGGCGGACTGGTCGCGTAACCGCGGCGAGCACATCGCCGAGTACGCAGAGCAGGTAGAGGGTGACCTCTACAGCGGGGAGTTCGACGCCACGGAGCTGCCCGCCCACTTCGACGAAGTGCGTGAGGCGCTCCAGGAGGACTACGAATGA
- a CDS encoding 30S ribosomal protein S17: MAIGLNVAEPEETCSDENCPFHGDLSVRGQTLEGEVASTDMDKTVVVEREYDVRVPKYDRYMKRRSRVPAHLPPCVDTEEGDTVRIAETRPLSKTKSHVVVEVGDGGE; the protein is encoded by the coding sequence ATGGCAATAGGACTGAACGTAGCAGAACCGGAGGAGACCTGCTCCGACGAGAACTGTCCGTTCCACGGGGACCTCTCCGTGCGAGGACAGACGCTCGAAGGCGAGGTTGCTTCCACCGACATGGACAAGACCGTCGTCGTGGAGCGGGAGTACGACGTTCGTGTACCGAAGTACGACCGGTACATGAAACGCCGATCCCGCGTCCCGGCCCACCTGCCCCCGTGTGTTGACACGGAGGAGGGTGATACGGTCCGTATCGCAGAGACACGACCGCTCTCGAAGACCAAATCACACGTCGTCGTCGAAGTCGGCGACGGGGGTGAGTGA
- a CDS encoding 50S ribosomal protein L5: MSEAAEFHPMREPRIEKVVVHMGVGQGGRDLGNAENIIEEITGQESVRTSAKRTVQAFDIREGDPIGTKVTLREDDAEEFLATALPLADISGSQFDDAGNVSFGVDEHTAFPSQEYDPNTGIYGLDVTVTLVRPGYRVAKRDQVTRSIPDGHRMTAEDAITFLENEFDVEIDE; this comes from the coding sequence ATGAGTGAGGCCGCCGAGTTCCACCCGATGCGCGAACCGCGCATCGAGAAGGTCGTCGTCCACATGGGCGTCGGCCAGGGTGGCCGCGACCTCGGGAACGCCGAGAACATCATCGAGGAGATCACGGGCCAGGAGTCGGTCCGAACGAGCGCCAAGCGCACCGTGCAGGCGTTCGACATCCGCGAGGGCGACCCGATCGGCACGAAGGTCACGCTGCGTGAGGACGACGCCGAGGAGTTCCTCGCGACGGCGCTGCCCCTCGCCGACATCTCGGGTTCGCAGTTCGACGACGCCGGCAACGTCAGCTTCGGCGTCGACGAACACACCGCGTTCCCCAGCCAGGAGTACGACCCCAACACCGGGATCTACGGGCTCGACGTGACCGTCACGCTCGTCCGACCGGGCTACCGCGTCGCCAAGCGCGACCAGGTGACCCGATCGATCCCGGACGGACACCGAATGACCGCCGAGGACGCCATCACGTTCCTCGAGAACGAGTTCGACGTGGAGATCGACGAATGA
- a CDS encoding 50S ribosomal protein L19e, whose amino-acid sequence MTDLSAQKRLAADELDVGEDRVWFDPEAQSELAEAITREDIRDLIADGTIRTEDAQSNSRGRARERDAKRDYGHRTGAGSRKGKAGARRNKKDEWVSRIRAQRSRLKELRDDEEVLDRTQYRELYNKASGGEFDSVARLEAFAENNYDVDIGGDD is encoded by the coding sequence ATGACGGACCTGAGCGCACAGAAGCGACTCGCCGCCGACGAACTCGACGTTGGCGAGGATCGCGTTTGGTTCGACCCGGAGGCACAGAGCGAGCTCGCGGAGGCGATCACCCGCGAGGACATCCGCGACCTGATCGCGGACGGAACGATCCGCACGGAGGACGCTCAGTCCAACTCCCGTGGCCGCGCCCGCGAACGAGACGCCAAGCGCGACTACGGTCACCGCACCGGCGCCGGCTCCCGCAAAGGGAAGGCTGGCGCCCGGCGGAACAAGAAGGACGAGTGGGTCAGCCGGATCCGCGCCCAGCGCTCCCGGCTGAAGGAGCTTCGCGACGACGAAGAGGTCCTCGACCGGACCCAGTACCGCGAGCTCTACAACAAGGCCAGCGGCGGCGAGTTCGACAGCGTCGCCCGACTCGAGGCCTTCGCGGAGAACAACTACGACGTCGACATCGGAGGCGACGACTAA